One segment of Desulfovibrio inopinatus DSM 10711 DNA contains the following:
- a CDS encoding replication-associated recombination protein A has protein sequence MTDKRPLAERIRPQNLEEFIGQSHLMNRIAAFMKAPAPPSLLLFGPPGCGKSTLALLLAESSGRPFIRVSAPEAGLSVLRKQLAGKEVLILDELHRFSKAQQDFFLPILETGEIRLLATTTENPSFSVTRQLLSRLHVLRLRALSHAELLQVAKRGADALQLPIPAESLDLLAMTAAGDARTLLNLLEYAANLPEDKLPPDVLKAMLPEIVTRGDRDGDQHYEQASAFIKSIRGSDPDAALYYLACMLESGEDPRFICRRLILSASEDVGLADPSALGLAVSCMQAVEMIGMPEGFIPLAETTVYLSLAKKSNTAYAAYLAAKKEVSVNGIRSVPMHLRNPSTKMQREWGFGKGYHYPHAYPGAYVDQEYFPDDVATRRYYYPKDQGEEPRLAAWFKSHLKKREN, from the coding sequence ATGACTGACAAACGTCCTCTTGCCGAACGTATTCGCCCGCAAAATCTTGAAGAATTTATTGGGCAATCCCACCTCATGAACCGTATTGCCGCGTTCATGAAGGCACCGGCTCCACCAAGCCTGCTCCTCTTTGGTCCGCCTGGATGCGGCAAATCCACCCTGGCATTGCTGCTTGCCGAATCATCAGGACGACCTTTTATTCGTGTGAGTGCGCCTGAAGCCGGTTTGTCTGTTCTGCGTAAACAACTTGCTGGCAAAGAAGTACTCATCCTTGACGAATTGCACCGTTTCTCCAAAGCGCAGCAAGATTTTTTTCTTCCCATCCTTGAGACGGGTGAAATCCGTTTATTGGCGACGACAACGGAAAACCCTTCGTTTTCCGTGACTCGACAGCTTCTGTCACGTCTTCATGTTCTTCGCCTTCGCGCGCTTTCTCATGCGGAACTTCTCCAGGTTGCCAAACGTGGCGCCGATGCGTTGCAGCTGCCTATCCCAGCGGAAAGCCTCGACCTGCTGGCCATGACAGCGGCAGGCGACGCACGAACATTGCTGAACTTGCTCGAATATGCCGCCAATCTTCCTGAAGACAAGCTGCCTCCGGATGTGCTCAAAGCGATGTTACCGGAAATTGTCACCCGTGGGGACCGCGACGGCGACCAGCATTATGAACAGGCATCGGCCTTCATCAAATCCATTCGCGGAAGCGATCCCGATGCTGCTCTGTATTATCTGGCCTGCATGCTGGAATCCGGTGAAGATCCGCGGTTCATCTGCCGACGATTGATTTTGTCTGCTTCCGAAGATGTCGGGTTAGCCGACCCTTCTGCCCTTGGATTGGCTGTGTCCTGTATGCAAGCTGTGGAAATGATCGGTATGCCGGAAGGATTTATCCCACTCGCCGAAACAACGGTCTATTTAAGTCTTGCCAAAAAATCGAACACAGCCTACGCCGCGTATCTCGCAGCCAAGAAAGAAGTTTCCGTCAACGGCATCCGGTCTGTCCCCATGCATCTCCGCAATCCTTCAACAAAAATGCAACGGGAATGGGGATTTGGCAAAGGCTACCACTACCCACATGCCTACCCCGGTGCGTATGTTGACCAAGAATATTTCCCCGATGACGTGGCAACGAGGCGTTATTATTATCCCAAAGACCAAGGTGAAGAACCACGCCTTGCTGCCTGGTTCAAAAGTCATCTTAAAAAACGTGAAAACTAA
- the nadC gene encoding carboxylating nicotinate-nucleotide diphosphorylase: MKQPVSFDSFFQGKARHYLVTTIDLALEEDGRDLTSEAVFSPTDILDAKIIVKQNAVVAGLPILPIVIERMGATNDVTLELHVRDGDTVSDRTLIATMRGPAAVLLKAERVMLNFIAHLSGIATMTAEYVAAMGKTKTRLLDTRKTIPGLRYPEKYAVLMGGGSNHRLDLEKMFMLKDNHVDKAGGITPAVEALRQFCASAIFDGSSPPIEVECRTLDEVREAVSLRPERIMLDNMEPSVMKEALSLIPEGIETEISGGVSMDKLSELAALGADFISIGKITHSAPSTDFSMLIHTS; encoded by the coding sequence ATGAAACAACCCGTATCCTTTGATTCATTTTTTCAGGGAAAAGCCCGGCATTACCTTGTCACGACCATTGATCTGGCCCTGGAGGAAGACGGACGCGACTTGACGTCGGAAGCGGTCTTCTCACCGACCGACATCCTTGACGCCAAAATTATCGTCAAGCAAAACGCTGTCGTCGCAGGCCTCCCCATTTTGCCGATTGTTATCGAACGCATGGGCGCAACCAACGATGTCACCTTAGAACTGCATGTTCGTGATGGAGACACGGTAAGCGATCGAACACTCATCGCCACCATGCGCGGGCCTGCTGCTGTTTTGCTCAAGGCTGAACGGGTTATGCTCAATTTTATTGCCCACTTGTCCGGAATCGCCACCATGACGGCCGAATACGTCGCCGCCATGGGCAAAACGAAAACACGCCTTCTTGATACACGAAAAACGATCCCCGGCCTGCGTTACCCAGAAAAGTACGCCGTGCTCATGGGCGGAGGCAGCAATCACCGTCTGGATCTGGAAAAGATGTTCATGCTCAAAGACAATCACGTCGACAAAGCCGGTGGTATTACCCCCGCAGTTGAAGCGTTGCGCCAGTTCTGTGCATCTGCTATATTTGATGGATCATCTCCTCCCATCGAAGTGGAATGCCGTACCCTCGATGAGGTGCGTGAAGCTGTCTCGCTGAGGCCTGAACGCATTATGTTGGACAATATGGAACCAAGCGTCATGAAAGAGGCGCTTTCCCTTATCCCTGAAGGCATCGAAACCGAAATCAGCGGCGGAGTCAGCATGGACAAACTGTCCGAACTGGCCGCGCTTGGAGCGGATTTCATTTCCATCGGCAAAATTACGCATTCGGCGCCTTCGACGGATTTCAGCATGCTTATCCATACGAGCTAA
- the nadA gene encoding quinolinate synthase NadA, with translation MQNTQERITAARERLGSRLTILAHHYQHDDVVRHADYLGDSLELSRKIDGLDSEFIVFCGVFFMAESAATLARPGQKIYIPDIEASCVMSEMAPAPLVETVYNRLTESGRKLIPLAYVNTSAAVKAVCGKNGGTVCTSANAPKMLKWALSQGDGVLFLPDKQLAQNTSNTLGIPEEKRHILDIRKNGQQIDLDAAAQADVVIWPGQCVIHSRFTTNAIKAVRKSMPQAKVIVHPECPPEVVELADDAGSTSKIIDFVEAAAEGDTIVIGTETNLVGRLANQYAGKKTILPLATSLCSNMGKITEDKLLCLLESIEQTEDVTVSDSIRKPAQDALERMLAASA, from the coding sequence ATGCAAAACACACAAGAACGCATCACCGCTGCCCGAGAACGGTTGGGCTCCCGACTGACCATTTTGGCTCATCACTATCAACACGACGATGTGGTCCGACATGCCGACTACCTCGGCGACTCTTTGGAATTGTCGCGGAAAATCGACGGACTCGATTCGGAATTCATTGTTTTTTGTGGAGTCTTCTTCATGGCCGAATCTGCGGCCACTTTGGCCCGTCCCGGACAGAAGATCTACATCCCCGACATTGAAGCAAGTTGCGTCATGTCGGAAATGGCACCGGCTCCGCTCGTGGAGACCGTGTATAACCGACTCACCGAGTCGGGCCGTAAACTCATCCCGCTGGCCTACGTCAACACCTCGGCCGCCGTCAAAGCCGTATGCGGCAAAAATGGTGGCACGGTCTGTACTTCGGCCAATGCACCCAAAATGCTCAAATGGGCGCTTTCCCAGGGAGATGGTGTGCTTTTTCTGCCCGATAAACAACTCGCGCAAAACACAAGCAACACGCTCGGTATCCCGGAAGAAAAACGCCATATTCTCGATATTCGTAAAAACGGCCAGCAAATAGATCTGGACGCCGCGGCTCAAGCCGACGTGGTGATATGGCCGGGACAATGTGTGATCCATTCCCGCTTTACCACAAACGCTATCAAAGCGGTCCGGAAAAGCATGCCGCAGGCGAAAGTCATCGTACATCCCGAATGTCCTCCCGAAGTCGTCGAGCTTGCCGATGATGCGGGATCGACTTCGAAGATTATCGACTTCGTTGAAGCAGCCGCCGAAGGCGATACAATCGTCATCGGTACGGAAACGAATCTTGTTGGACGCTTGGCCAATCAGTATGCGGGAAAAAAGACGATTCTCCCGCTGGCAACGAGCCTGTGTTCCAATATGGGCAAAATTACGGAAGACAAACTGCTTTGCCTCCTCGAATCTATCGAGCAGACCGAAGATGTCACCGTCTCCGATTCCATTCGCAAACCGGCCCAGGATGCCCTGGAGCGTATGTTGGCCGCATCGGCCTAG
- the bioB gene encoding biotin synthase BioB, translated as MFLPSCVSRVADQAARGISPSYDEARQLTNIIASADEKTAQAIFDVAATIRQTHFGNTTGLCAIINAKSGRCGEDCAFCAQSRHYPEANSPDYPLIDAETVETAARTMKAAGVNRFSIVTSGLGPSPSEFKRLLELIRTIRQIGLLADASIGLVDAERLQRMKQAGLVGYHHNLETSRRFFPSICTTHDYEDDVQVVRQAVNAGLYVCSGGIFGLGETWQDRLDLAHTLEELGVHSVPVNFLHPIPGTPLAKRPLLTRLEAGKIIALYRLILPTKHLRVCGGRGDVYGSDTVGPISHGASGLMVGDYLTTKGSALERDIDQLSKAGLQPEPSVLGS; from the coding sequence ATGTTTCTTCCGTCTTGTGTTTCCCGGGTCGCTGACCAAGCGGCTCGGGGAATTTCTCCATCCTATGACGAAGCCCGCCAACTGACCAATATCATTGCCTCGGCCGACGAGAAGACGGCCCAAGCCATTTTCGACGTGGCCGCAACGATCAGGCAGACGCATTTTGGTAACACGACCGGACTGTGCGCCATCATCAATGCCAAAAGTGGCCGATGCGGCGAAGACTGCGCATTCTGCGCCCAGTCACGGCACTACCCAGAGGCCAATAGCCCCGACTACCCACTTATTGATGCCGAGACCGTCGAAACTGCGGCGCGCACAATGAAAGCAGCGGGGGTGAATCGCTTTTCCATTGTCACAAGCGGGTTAGGCCCCAGTCCGAGTGAATTCAAGCGTCTTCTTGAATTGATCCGCACGATTCGGCAAATCGGTCTTCTGGCCGACGCCTCGATTGGCCTTGTCGATGCTGAACGCCTTCAGCGCATGAAGCAGGCCGGCTTGGTCGGATATCATCATAATTTGGAGACATCCCGCCGGTTCTTCCCTTCCATTTGTACGACCCACGACTATGAAGACGACGTTCAAGTTGTTCGACAGGCCGTGAACGCCGGATTGTACGTGTGCAGCGGCGGCATTTTCGGCCTTGGCGAAACGTGGCAAGACCGGTTGGATTTGGCGCACACGCTGGAAGAATTGGGCGTGCATTCCGTCCCCGTCAACTTTCTCCACCCCATACCGGGAACTCCTTTGGCAAAGCGTCCGCTTCTGACACGGCTTGAAGCCGGAAAAATTATAGCGCTGTATCGTTTGATTCTTCCGACCAAGCATCTTCGCGTCTGTGGAGGCCGTGGTGACGTCTATGGATCGGATACCGTCGGCCCCATCTCCCATGGTGCCAGCGGGCTCATGGTTGGTGACTATCTGACAACGAAAGGAAGCGCGCTGGAACGCGACATCGACCAACTCTCCAAAGCAGGTTTGCAGCCGGAACCTTCGGTTCTGGGAAGCTGA
- the bioF gene encoding 8-amino-7-oxononanoate synthase, protein MMNAPYAAALASLPSSRFRRLQSIGPSKAGRAVQDGREYLDFSSNDYLGLSVHPDIMNRSAQATQLWGTGSRASRLVRGNISLYDELEELVAKSKGTEAALIFASGYQANSSVLPALLDKTTLGAAPLVFSDKLNHASMHAGCKTAGVRQIRYRHLDIDHLHQLLRKHCNTPGPRFILSETVFSMDGDAANIWSLAELADEYNALLYLDDAHASGCMGKNGAGLSAHLDCRNLVVIGTFSKALGGFGAYIAASQTVCDFLVNKCAGLIYSTALPPSVLAASIAALELVPDLQERRDRLARHGETVRRFLRERGIDTARSSTHIIPAIIGDDADALALASKLRDEGLLVVAIRPPTVPEGTARLRISVCSEHSDADIETLLHALDRHIETIRRKDT, encoded by the coding sequence ATGATGAACGCCCCCTACGCTGCCGCGTTGGCATCCTTACCGTCTTCACGATTTCGCCGTTTGCAGTCTATCGGTCCATCCAAAGCAGGTCGCGCTGTCCAGGATGGTCGGGAATATCTTGATTTTTCTTCCAACGACTATCTTGGATTGTCGGTCCATCCCGATATCATGAACCGGAGCGCACAAGCCACACAACTCTGGGGAACAGGGTCACGGGCTTCGCGTCTCGTCCGAGGCAACATATCCCTATACGATGAATTGGAGGAGCTTGTCGCCAAAAGCAAAGGCACGGAAGCCGCACTCATCTTTGCATCGGGATATCAGGCGAACTCTTCTGTGCTCCCGGCTCTTTTGGATAAAACAACCCTTGGTGCAGCCCCCCTTGTTTTCTCAGACAAGCTCAACCATGCAAGCATGCACGCCGGATGCAAAACAGCTGGCGTCCGTCAAATCCGTTATCGTCACCTTGATATCGATCACTTGCACCAACTGTTGAGGAAGCATTGCAATACGCCGGGACCACGGTTCATTCTTTCTGAAACCGTCTTCAGTATGGATGGAGATGCCGCTAATATTTGGTCGCTTGCCGAGCTGGCCGATGAATACAACGCGCTCCTCTATCTGGACGATGCGCACGCATCAGGTTGTATGGGAAAAAACGGAGCGGGGTTATCAGCGCATCTCGATTGTCGTAATCTCGTTGTTATCGGAACGTTCAGCAAAGCGCTCGGTGGATTTGGCGCCTATATTGCGGCATCACAGACCGTCTGCGATTTTCTCGTCAACAAATGTGCCGGCCTCATCTATTCAACGGCCCTCCCCCCTTCAGTGCTGGCCGCCAGTATTGCCGCGCTGGAACTTGTCCCCGATCTTCAAGAGCGCCGGGATCGTTTAGCACGCCATGGTGAAACCGTCCGACGATTTCTGCGTGAACGCGGGATCGATACCGCACGCTCATCGACCCACATCATTCCGGCGATCATCGGAGATGATGCCGATGCGCTAGCCCTCGCTTCAAAACTCCGAGATGAGGGACTTCTTGTTGTGGCAATACGTCCCCCGACCGTCCCCGAGGGGACAGCGCGCTTACGCATATCGGTCTGTTCCGAACATTCCGACGCCGATATTGAGACTTTGCTCCATGCTTTGGATCGCCACATTGAGACCATTCGACGCAAGGATACATAG
- a CDS encoding alpha/beta fold hydrolase, producing the protein MSIRIVFIHGFGYSPTMFAPLAQRIEVDHQYDIDFGFFGPSRSEVPICSMPTVVIGHSLGVLRYLATTPFPTDGLVSLAGFSRFCTTDDFPHGVTPILVKRMQKKLARNARALLTEFYTLCGDNITLLSDDSVPNVAALSAALDDLLHLDARSTPLPQTLALAGRADAVTPLAMQEAIFRNRPDVTFHVHDTAPHTLPLTHPDWCAHHINAFIRRFM; encoded by the coding sequence GTGTCGATTCGTATCGTATTTATCCATGGTTTCGGCTATAGCCCGACCATGTTCGCTCCTCTTGCACAGCGCATAGAGGTTGATCATCAGTATGATATCGATTTCGGCTTCTTCGGACCATCCCGCTCTGAAGTTCCAATATGCTCAATGCCGACAGTTGTTATCGGACACTCCCTTGGTGTTCTACGGTACCTGGCAACCACTCCATTCCCTACCGATGGATTGGTGAGTCTCGCAGGCTTTTCCCGTTTCTGTACGACCGATGATTTTCCTCATGGCGTTACTCCGATTCTTGTCAAACGCATGCAGAAAAAACTTGCGCGGAACGCCCGCGCCCTGCTCACCGAATTTTACACTCTGTGCGGAGACAATATCACATTGCTTTCTGATGACTCCGTTCCCAACGTTGCAGCGTTGTCAGCAGCACTCGACGATCTTCTGCATCTCGATGCGCGATCAACGCCTCTTCCGCAAACGCTGGCGCTTGCCGGGCGCGCTGATGCCGTCACCCCACTCGCCATGCAGGAAGCCATTTTTCGCAATCGTCCCGATGTGACATTCCATGTCCATGACACCGCCCCGCACACACTTCCTTTGACGCACCCTGACTGGTGCGCCCACCACATTAACGCGTTCATTCGCCGATTTATGTAA